Genomic DNA from Nicotiana tabacum cultivar K326 chromosome 21, ASM71507v2, whole genome shotgun sequence:
ACGAGGAAGAGGAATAATCTCCCAAGTATGGTTTGCCTCTAGGGCTTGAAATTCATGTATCATGGCCTCTTGCCAAACAGGATGAGAGGCAACCTGCTGATAAAACTAGGTTCATGCATTTGTAGCTCAGCAGGAGAAACCTTGTTGTCGAGGGCAGAAGAGAAAACATAGTCTTTAAGATAGGAAGGAGTGTGACCGACACTGGTAGACTTCCTAAGCAAAGGAGAAATTGGCAATAAAGGGACAGAAGAGGAATCAGAGGTAGGGAAGACAGAAGTAGAAGGGGAAGAAGGAGGAAGAGGATATGTAGGAGAATGTGCATGTATATAGGAAGGAGGTACAGAGGAAGATGAATGAGGAGAAGGAGTAGAGGCATAGTCCACAAAAGGAACAGGAAGAACAAGATGTACCGTGAAGAAGGTGTGGAATAAGGAAAAACATGTTCATGGAATACCACATCTTTGGAAAAGATAATAGAATGATTGTTTAGATTAAGGAGTTTATAACCCTTTTTACCACATGGATACCCCCAAAAAACATATTTAATAGCCCTAGATTGGAATTTATCCTTGTGAGGTTTGGGTATGGTAGCATAACATAAACAACCTAAAGATTTGAGATGAGCATATGAAGGAGAAACCCCATGTAACCTTTGAAAGGAGACAGATTTCCAAAGACAAAAGAGGGCATCCTATTTATTAGATAAGTAGCAGATGCATTCACCCCAATATTTGGTAGGAAGGTGAGATTGAAAAAGCAAAGATTTAGAGGTCTTTAATAGGTGTTTATATTTTctctcaactactccattttgttgtggagtatgAGGAATAGTGGTTTGGTGAAGGATCCCATTTTCAGGAAAAAATGCCTGAGCTTCAGAACTACTGCCTAACTCAAAGGCATTATCAGCTCTGAAAAATTGaacagaggaatagaaataaaTCTGAACTATTTTAGTGAAAGCTTTGATAATGGAGAAGACATTACTCTTACATGACAATAGATTGGTCCATATAACTTTAGAGAAATCATCAACAATGGTAAGAAAATATCTAAACCCATTGTACATTCTGGTGTGGTAAGGACCCCAGAGATCTAATTGGACAAGTTGAAAAGGAGAAGAGGACTTGATATGGCTTTCAGGGAAGGGAAGTCTCTGTTTCCTAGCCATATGACAAATAGGATAGAAAAATAACTGCTTAGCAGAAACTATGTTAGATAAAATTAGAATATAATTCATTTTATGAAAAGATATATGACCCAATCTTTGATACCAAAACAGTTCCAATTTATTAACACTAGTGGAAGAAATACAAGAGGGAATGGGGAAGGGGAAACAGAGTTAGAAGGAAGAACATTACAAGCAGTACCAAAAGAAATAGTAGAAATAGAAGGTGAATACTCAGGCATGTCAGGTAGCAAAAAATACAGCCCATGAGAAGCTCTACCAATTTCCAATTGCCTCTTCAGAGAAGGGCCCTTAAAGAGTGACTACTGAATAATGCCAATCATTGTAATTGAGAAAGAAGTTGGTATACAAAAATAAggttgaattggaaagaaagaACTAAAAGTACATTGTGTAAAATAATATCTCTTCTAAGTTGTAAGGAACCAATAGATATTACTGTGACTTTATAACCATTTGGTAAAGTTAATAAGTAAGGTTTAGGTAAATGTTGTAAATTGTGTAAGAATTATTTATTGGAAGTCATATGATTGGTGGTACGTGAATCTAGTATCCAAGGTATTTTTCCTAATTGAGCAGACAAAGAATGTTCTATAGAATTAACTACAGAGAATTGATCAACAGGAAGATGACATACACCTACAAAATTGGCATAACCAACATTGTCATCAGAGGGTGAAGAATGGATGCGAGGAGAGATGTGAGCTTACTGGAACAGAGACATGAGATGCTGATATTGTTCTGTGTTAAAACCATAAGCTGCAGAATCACTGGATTTGATACTAGgaccaacatcaacaacaacttctTCTATTTGAATACAAGAGGAAGATCTCTTATTTTTGGTGAATTTAAAATCAGTAGGGAAGCCACGGAGCTTATAATATTTCTCTACTGTGTGACCAGGTTTTTTGCAATACTTGTAAGACATAGAAGATGAGTTCCTTTTTGGATTAAAATTAATTCTTTGGTTATACGATCTGATATTGTGTTGAGGATTCATTGAATTGGCATGTGCTGAATTAGATGTGGTGGCAGAGAAGGATGCTGAATCACTAGAAAATCCAAAGGCTGGAGTTTGATTCTCCTTTTGACTTTCTCATGTTGGAGTAGAAAATATGTTTTACTAATGGATAGGAGTGGAGACATGAGCATGATGCTGCTCTTTATAGTTGAATAAAACTCATTCAATCCACTTAAGAATTGAAAAGGGTGGTGGTCTTCTATGAATTTGGGTAGGGCCCTACAGGAACAGGTAGGACCAACATAAGCAGAATTTAACTCATCCCAAAGAGCTCCCATTTTGGTGAAATAAGTGGCAATATCAGAAGACCCTTGTGAGGTAGAACTGATTTCTCTTTGGAGATGAATATATTTAGATCCATTAGATTGTCCAAACCTTTCATTTATATCACTCCATACTTTTCTAGCAGTGTTGAGACACGTGACACTAACTGCTATCTCCCTAGTCAATGAATTGGTAATCCAAGCCTTTACCATATCATTACATCGTTCCCAGTAAGGGTAATAAGGGAAATTAGGTGGAGGTTGAGGAACTTTCCAAGTAACTAACCCTAGCTTGTTCTTAGCAGAAAGTGAGGTGAGCATACTACTACGCCAATGTACAAAACTAGTCCCATTAAAAGGGATAGCAACTAACTGACTACCAGGACTATCAGATGGGTGAACATAGAAAGGGTGAGCTGAGTCCAAAGTAAACTCAACAAACCCATCAGTAACGGAGGAAGGACTTCCcatatttagaaaataaaataatagtttTGTATGATAACAAGTCTCAATTGAATGACAGTCGAAATCGAACAGACAAAACCCCAATCATACATTAATTTTGACATGCAGATGAAAGACAGAATTTTTACCCTCCTTCTTCGCACACCTGAAGAAGTTAAGGCCTTATATATGCAGAAAAAGAGAAAGAGCTCCGGAAAAAAACTTGAAATCCTAAAATCGCTCAGATCGAAAACCTCAGTACCTAACCAAAATCATTGAACCAAACTCGACGAATAACATCGGAATGAAGATGACAACAAGACGAATCGATTGCTATGCTCAGATACCATGTTAGACTCCATTATTGGAGTCGATTAAGAGAAATCGAAACTGAAAAGAAGAAACACCCTAATTTAAGGGAGGCTGTAGTGAGGAAAGAGGAGaggagaaaaaaaaggagaagcaTGTAACTGAATCCTCTAATTTaagcactaataatggattgtatataatttgtaagtaatcctAGTTTAAGGCGGGTAATATACTGTGATGACcaggccagtcgtctcatgagttaccgctccatttcccctatttcagcttctttacgcttcgttattcgtgttttatgtaatcgagtttattagttcgagttcggagaggatttggtaagaaatgagacacttagtctcttttaagaaggcttaagttggaaaagtcaactggatgttgacttatgtgttataggtttcggatgtgagttccgatggttcggttagcttcggaaggtgatttgtgacttaagagagtgatcggaagtggttttagAGGTATGGTgtagaattaggtttgaattggcgaaattagtattttggcaaattccagttgataggtgagattttgatccgagggtcgaaatggaattccgagagtttctgtagctttgctatgtcattttggacttgtctgcaaaatttgagttcattcgaacgtggtttggttgggtttttgatcaaaaatagaatttggaagttcttgagattcataggcttgaattcgatgtgatttgatgatttttggtgttagtcgaggtgttttttggaacgaggttgaataataTTTAGGATGCAttgatgcttttggttgaggtcccgaggccctcgggtgtgtttcaggtgagttttgagcgagtacggacaccccggaacttagaaaaatggagggaccagcagttttggcgcggacctcgctccttttcgcgctgggcgcgctggcctagtgctggccgcttcaaagtggccgcggccgtggtcgtgaagactgcaggttgctagtcctacttcgaaagctcatatcttttgatccacaaggcatttcgaggtgattcaaaaacgaaagttatatcccttcgtgtctagtttccacaaaggtaaagatatcgcaatttgaacaaatgtagcgaaagttatggccaaaatactaaagcctgtccctacagagcaagacctgcgcggccgcggtcgtttttgtgcggactccgctggttttgcgcggaccgcggtcatttttgtgtggtcagcgatgtcggaatccgaggggtactctataaatacgaggttttgggttttatttgatattttgacctagagagctcggattttggcgatttttcgaaggtttttcaagaaattggtcggggtaagtgattctaactcatatttggttagagtacatgaatctatcactgaattcatcatttgatttgtgatttgagatggaatttgggaagaaaattttagaacctttcaaaaatgtaaaatgatgatttgaaggaccaaatggtatcggaattggataattttggtatggttagactcgtaagggtatgaggattctgaaaatgtaaattttacctgattctgagatgtgggcctggggctcgggttttgctaatttcgagatttttgatatttttcgaatgttttcgcttgggctttgttcccttagcatattgtgacgtatttgttctgattttggatagattcgacgcacgtggaggccaattcgaggggaaaaggcgtcacgagctagagaattagccagttcgaggtgagtaatggttgtaaatgatgtcctgagtgtttaaaaccccgaattgcacatcgtagtgctatattgaggcaaaaTACGCGCTGGATGATAAGCGTGGggttttcactactggggattgtgacttggtccatcccgattgatgactttactgaatatttgactgaaattcatttgttaccatcatgatttgggctgattgccatgtttgggcttcgtgccaactatttgaacccttcggggatttttatcattgtttcctcactacttgacttattatttgaactcagtcctgttgatatctactgttttacaaaatcagtcacttttactcagttttgaaactaaaatgatatttctacatcatgttttgggctgaggactactgttttactaatgcccaagggcttatgatgatttctggactgagtgaggccgagggccatatgtgaggatatgctgagtgatatgaggccgagggcctgagatactatttatgccatgtgGTGGCTTGAGTGacgtgaggatatgctgagtgacgatgccacgaggtggcttgatatagcgcttgggccgtaaggggcccctctggagtctgcacacccacagtgagcgcgggtacccatgtgatttgaaacagtggtaacaatgacactgtttgaagaaagttggtcaggtaacaatggctgaccattatgctgagtgattgtgaggtagcccgaggggtgatactgtactgagggtgagcccaaggggctgatactatgctgagcgattgatattgtgcccgaggggcagatttctacttgttaattacctgttttacttgttttaaaaaggaatatcatttgatttcttcactaatttgctgctttaagtgattttactgcttgatatagaattgctttgtgcctttacgtgttttcatactttcagccattatttgtaattattactcactgagtcggagtactcacattactccctgcaccatgtgtgcagattcaggtatagtaGAGTCCGCACccgagcgctgattctttccaggttaggcagtgatttggagttacgaggtagctgttgacgtccgcagccccttgtatctcttatcctctatcatttatgttttcttcagactgttgtatcggattccatactttgtagacctatagcaaattctgtagtagctcatgacttgtgacactctGGTTTGGGATATGTcaggatggttcctgctgttattatcgttaaattccacaatttatgagtattatattatatgttattactgttatgatgattaactatttaaaagaggtattCTGTTTTGGTCTGGCAGGCCTTGTCTTCACgtgaggcgccatcacgatcgggctcggggattgggtcgtgacaagttggtatcagagcctaggttacttaggtctcacgagtcatgaacaggtttagtagagtctcgcggattggtacggagacgtctgtatttatcctcgagaggctgcagaacctttaggaaattttcatattcttgaaactcttgtcgtgcaaacttgttggtccgagtactaaacttctgatatttcattctctcacatatggtgaggacgcgagctactgGATGAGGTAgatgaccaccagtgccacccgctgaggccaccagaggttgtggacgcggtcgtggacgtggcagaggcagagcagtgagggcagcacctgttgatgCATCGGCTGCCTcggctccggatcaggctcccgctatggatgctccagcagcaccagttcaggcaccagctatgcctattgtggttccgggtcttcaggaggccttggcacagatcttatcagtttgcactggcctggatcaggcagtttcagccactacagcatcAGCTACTTCATAGGCcggggggaggcaatcagacccccgctgctcgcacacctgagtaggtagtgcagggactacagacaccgagggcacctccagctcagccgatTGCACCAACTCAGGAGTTtattgtgccagttatgccggatgatgagcagcgtcgtcttgagaggtttgttagactccagcctccgtcattcagtggtgcctagggcgaggatgcccagggttttctggataagtgtcagcggatgctccgtacaatagggattcttgagactagtggtatGGAATTTACCACCTTTctgtttactggggctgccttcacatggtgggaggcgtatgagaggcgtaggctggTTGGAGTagtgccccttacttggcagcagttctccactttcttcttggagaagtatgtgccgcagtcccgtagagaggagctgcgtagacagtttgagtggttgcgatagggggatatgaccgtgtcacagtatgagtcgaggttttctgagttggctcgtcatgccatttggatggttccgatagatcgtgagaggatcaggagatttgttgatggatTTAACTAttacctccgtattcttatgacccgagagagggtgttgggtgctacgttcgaggaggtggtcgatatcgctcgcgagattgagacggtttgccgtcaggatcgagaggagagggaggccaagaagcctcgaggatctggcagttatagtggtgcttttTCGAGGGGCCaatttcagcatggtagaggccgttctttcaggcatgctcagccagcccgCCAGAGTATCACGGGgaatcttcgggtcatggtcatcatggatctcagcggggccagtcattactcagtgcccttccagcccagagttcatctcgtgccccgtcagCTTAGGGTTCTTCTATACTGAGTGCATCAGCTGGTCACTCCGGTGCAtaaggggttccctttagtccccctctctagcacctgggagttgttataagtgtggaaagtttggacatgtgtggaggcagtgtcctcgtcgtatggctagttcatctcagcagaggggtcagccctcgactactactccagttacctcaccacccgcccaaccagctaggggtggaggtcatgcagctaggggtcgccccagagggggaggtcgatcagggggcggtcaggcccgtttctatgcacttcctggcaggccagatgctattgcttcaaattctgtcattacaggtattgttttagtctgccacatagatgcctctgtattatttgatcccggttccaccttttcttatgtatcatcatactttactcattatttaggtatgccccgtgagtctcttgcttTCACCTGTTCCTGTATCTACTTTAGTgggcgatattgttgttgtagaccgtgtgtaccagtcatgtgtggtgactattaggggtctggagacccgagtggatctatttctattgagcatggtggattttgatgtcattttgggcatggattggctatcttcgtgtcgtgctattctagactgccatgctaagacagtcactttggctatgccgggtgtaccgcagatcgagtggcgtggtgtgactgattatatccctagtagagtgatctctttcttaaAGGCCCATCGTATGGTAGGGAatggttgcctttcatatctagcattggtgagagatgttggagctgagactcctagtattgattctgtcccagttgtgagggattttcctgatgtttttcctgcagacctgtcgggcatgccaccggacagggatattgattttggtattgacctggtgccgggcactcagcccatttctattccgccatatcgtatggcaccagcagagttgaaggaattgaaagaatagcttcaggaactcctagataagggattcattcggcctagtgtgtccccttaaggtgcaccggttttgtttgtgaagaagaaggatgacacaatgagaatgtgcattgattataggcaattgaacaaagtaacaattaagaacaagtatcctttgcctcgcattgatgatttatttgatcagcttcagggagcaagggtgttctccaagattgatctctgttcgggttatcaccagttgaagatcagggattcagatattcttaagactgctttcaggaccagatatggtcattatgagtttcttgttatgtccttcgggctaaccaattccccagcaacattcatgcatttgatgaacagtgtatttcggccttatctggattcgttcgttattgtattcattgatgatatcctggtgtactcgcgtagttaggaggagcacacggagcatttgagagttgtgttacagagattgagggaggagaagctttatgcaaaattctccaagtgtgagttttggctcagttcagtggctttcttggggcacgtggtgtccagtgagggtatacaggttgatccgaagaagatagaggcggttcaaagttgtcccaaaccgtcctcagccacagagattcgtagctttcttgggttagcagattatcgccggtttgtttagggattttcctccattgcatcacccttgaccaagttgactcagaagggtgctccattcgtatggtcggatgagtgtgaggagagctttcagaagctcaagacagccttgaccacagctccaatattagttttgccatcagcttcaggttcatatactgtgtattgtgatgcttcaagagttgggattggttgtgtgttgatgcaggagggtagagttattgcttatgcttctcggcagttgaagccccatgagaagaactaccccgttcatgatttggagtttgctgccatagttcacgcattgaagatttgaaggcattacttgtatggcgtatcttgtgaggagttcactgatcatcgcagtcttcagcatttgttcaagcaaaaggatcttaatttgaggcaacagagatggttggagttgcttaaggactatggtatcactatattgtaccatccgggaaaggccaatgtggtggccgatgctttgagccaaaaggcagtgagtatggggagtttggcatatatttcagttggggagagacctcttgcagttgatgttcaggccttg
This window encodes:
- the LOC142175155 gene encoding uncharacterized protein LOC142175155 gives rise to the protein MGSPSSVTDGFVEFTLDSAHPFYVHPSDSPGSQLVAIPFNGTSFVHWRSSMLTSLSAKNKLGLVTWKVPQPPPNFPYYPYWERCNDMVKAWITNSLTREIAVSVTCLNTARKVWSDINERFGQSNGSKYIHLQREISSTSQGSSDIATYFTKMGALWDELNSAYVGPTCSCRALPKFIEDHHPFQFLSGLNEFYSTIKSSIMLMSPLLSISKTYFLLQHEKVKRRIKLQPLDFLVIQHPSLPPHLIQHMPIQ